In the Streptomyces sp. f51 genome, one interval contains:
- the ndk gene encoding nucleoside-diphosphate kinase, producing MSQRTLVLLKPDAVRRGLTGEIISRIERKAGWQITALELRTLDQDTLEQHYGEHKGKPFYEPLVAFMASGPVVALIVEGERVIEGVRALAGPTDPIAAAPGSIRGDFGVIVRENLIHASDSEESAEREVKIFFPGRV from the coding sequence GTGAGCCAGCGCACCCTCGTCCTTCTCAAGCCCGACGCCGTCCGTCGCGGCCTGACCGGCGAGATCATCAGCCGTATCGAGCGCAAGGCCGGCTGGCAGATCACCGCGCTCGAGCTGCGGACGCTGGACCAGGACACGCTGGAGCAGCACTACGGCGAGCACAAGGGCAAGCCCTTCTACGAGCCGCTGGTGGCGTTCATGGCCTCCGGCCCGGTCGTGGCCCTGATCGTCGAGGGCGAGCGGGTCATCGAGGGCGTGCGCGCCCTGGCGGGACCGACCGACCCGATCGCCGCCGCCCCCGGTTCCATCCGCGGCGACTTCGGTGTGATCGTCCGCGAGAACCTGATCCACGCCTCCGACTCCGAGGAGTCCGCGGAGCGCGAGGTGAAGATCTTCTTCCCCGGCCGCGTCTGA